The following are encoded in a window of Peromyscus leucopus breed LL Stock chromosome X, UCI_PerLeu_2.1, whole genome shotgun sequence genomic DNA:
- the LOC119086687 gene encoding small nuclear ribonucleoprotein G-like, whose product MSKAHPSKLKKFMDKKLSLKLNSGRHVQGILWGSDPFMNLVIDECVEMATSGQQNNIGMVVI is encoded by the coding sequence ATGAGCAAGGCCCACCCTTCCAAGCTGAAGAAATTTATGGACAAGAAGTTATCATTGAAGTTAAATAGTGGCCGACATGTACAAGGAATACTATGGGGCTCTGATCCTTTTATGAATCTTGTGATTGATGAGTGTGTGGAAATGGCAACTAGTGGGCAACAGAATAACATTGGCATGGTAGTCATATGA